AAGTCCTTCAAGGGTATGTTCTGTCAGGGTTCTACCGAATTGAGGAATTAAAACTTGATTATTCTCTTCTTTGGCCTGTTTGAGTGTCAGGGCGAAATTTTTACCATGCGACAGTTCTTTTGCCGTGTTGATGCATTCATCCATATCCTCCAGCGCTTTTCCGGTCTCCCACTGGCTAAGTACCTCCTCTTTGCGAATTTTATGAAATTGGTCGTCAGTTAAGCGTTGATTTCGGATTTTTACGGACATTTTAGCAGTTCCTTTTTTATGATTGTTTTGAATAAAATTCTGTATTATAGAATATATTTACTATTATAGAATATAATGTTAATACGCTTAAACTGTATCTGTCAAGAAAAAACTTTCATTTTTTTAAGAGATAATGAATACAGGTATGGTATTGAAATAAATAAAAATAGTTGACAAAAATCAAGAAAACTTTATTTATGAATCCTGTAATGGCAGGGCAATGAAAATAATTTGGAAACCAGCACTCTATTTTTTAATCATAAAGGATTTTAAATGAAGAAAAAGGTGGGAAAACATGGGGTTCAGTCATTTGAGATAGGTATGTATATTCTGCAGGTAATTCTCAATGGCCCCCGGGGTATGAAACTTAAAGAAATAGCTACTGCTGCTGGCATGCCATCATCCAAAGTCCATCGCTATATTGTTAGTATGGTTCGTTCCGGATTAATTGAACAGGATGAAGACAGCTCGCAATACGATCTTGGTCCCCTTGCTATGAACATTGGATTGGTTGCAGTCGATAGGATAAACAGAATAAAATTCGGCATAAAAGCAATTTCTGAATTATGTACTGAGACTAATGAAACAACAGCTCTATCAACATGGAGTATCAATGGCCCTGTTGTGGTTCGGTGGATGCGGCCCTCGCGAGCAGTTGCCGTGAGTGTTATGACTGGGACTGCTCTCAGTATGGTTACAACGGCCAGTGGTTGCGCTTTTGGTGCCTATTTGTCACCAGAAAAATATGATCATTTACTCAAGAGTGAATTAAACTCTCCAAACCTACCGGAAAAATTTCGTTCCCGGTCAGCAATTGAGAAGCTTTTTGAAAGGACTCGGGAAATGGGAGTGGCAATCGTCGAAGGCCACCATGTGGCATCTGGTGTGGCTGCTGTTGGCGCACCTGTATTTGACGCCAAAAATGAAATAGTACTTGTTATTACGGTTGTTGGCCTTGAAGGTAGGCTTGATACTGACTTAGATGGGCATATTGTGATGCCTTTGAGAGAAAAAGCATTAGAGCTCTCAAAAAAATTAGGATTTCAAGGTTTTGAAGTTTCTGGACCAGAATTGGACCACAACTGATTCCCCCCCCCCAGTGTCTGGATCGATGTCAATATGTCAAGAAGTCCCACACATGGAAAATTGGATGGACCATGCTGTATCAGCGATGAGAGCAGCCCTCTATGTATCCATGGACTATTTCGTGGCGTATAGTCAGTTCTGTCACAAAAGGCCCGGCAGCTCAGCGTTTATTTTTTAAGTTCCAGTGAAATTTCTCTTCCTATTTCTTCCATTTTCTTAACATGGGCTTCCTTGCCCCATGAATATTGCGGCAGGTCCCATGTCATTGTCTCCAGGTTTTGTATGATTTCAGGCAGTACATTAAATGGAATGGTGATCAGCAGCAGACCCTCGGGAAACGTGTTTCTGGCTCTCATTCCATGGTAAAGTCCGGTAACCATCATGTTCAATTCTCCCGTGGCATATGGATACATATACAGATAGGCACACCCTAACACGGAGGTGCCCTTGGCATTCCATGCCGCACCGGATCGATAACTATATGCTCTGAGCAGTATTTCCGCCTGATGGGGTTTGGCGGTGACAATTAACAGATCCGGGTCAAAGGACAATTGATCCAGAGAAGAAAAAGCAGTATAGTTGACACTGTCTTTGGCCATTTTGTGCATCTGCATATAAAGCCTGCGATTTGCCCGGGGATCGTCATAAACGCCAAGTTTAGGTCCTATCTGGCCGCTTTCAAAAACAGGATTGGAATCGACCATCCCCAGCAGGAAAGGACCTGCCTTGCATTCATGGTTGTCTTTTGCCGCATAAAACGGTTTGGTATCCTGTGCTTCTTTGAGCATTTCGCAAAAGGACAGTTTTCTTTCAAGTTTGGAAATATTCTTGGGCTTCAGCAATAAGAATTTTACCCCCACGGGAGAATATTCAAAATTAAATTGATTGAAAACAGACAGATTCATTTTGTTTTCCATGACAAAGTTCCTTCCAGTATAATTTTTTTGATTATACGCGGGGTATTTTGAGGTTTGTATGATTTTTCCAATTCATTTCAGTAGGTTGCAAAGCTGGGAAGAAAGGTGGCAATTTGAGGAAAGATCAATAAAAGAATAACAGCCACTATCAGTGCGACCAAAAATGGTAAAATTCCCGTAAAAATGGTTTCAAGCGGGACATCTCTGGCCACGGCTTTTAACACATATACATTGACACCGACCGGTGGTGTGATGGTTCCCATTTCAACGATCAGAACAATGATAATGCCAAACCAGTATATATCCAGCCCCAGTGCATGGATTAACGGCAGCAAGATGGGGACGGTGAGCACAATCAGCCCGAACCCGTCCATAAAGCAGCCGCCAATGAGATGAAGCAGGATAATGAATGCCATGATTACCATGGGCGGATAATCCAGCTGACCCACCCAGTCAACCAGTAGAAATGGGATTCTTGTAACAGCAATAAAGTGCCCGAAAATTGTGGCACCGGCAACGATGAACATAACCATGCAGGAAATCATCAGCGTGTCTTTTCCTGCCTTGATAAATTTTTTCCACGTCAGACTTCTGCGAACAATGCCGATAACAATGATACCCGTGGCACCTGCCCCGCCTGCCTGGGCAGGACTGAACCATCCGGTAAAAAGGCCTCCGAGCACCAGAACGAAAAGTAGTAAAACCTCTCCCACAGCAGAAAGGGCAACCACTTTTTCTTTAAAAGTGGTTGCTTCACCCGCAGGTCCTAAATCAGGATTCAACGCACACAGAATTTGTGCCGTTATAATAAACAGGGCTGCCAGCATCAGACCGGGAAGGACTCCCGCAATAAACAGTTTGCCGATAGATTCTTCTGTCATGATACCAAAAACAATGAGCAGTGCACTGGGTGGGATGAGAATTCCTAAGCTTCCGGCTGCTGCAATACTTCCTGTGGCAAAGGAATCCGCATAATTGTATCGTTTCATATGGGGCAATGCCACAGCACCCATTGCGGCTGCGGTGGCATTGGTTGAACCGCAGATGGCGGCAAAACCTGCACAAGCCATGATTGAAGCAATGGCAAGTCCGCCTTTTAAACGGCCGAAAATGGCAAAGCTGGCATCAAAAAGGCGCTTGCTCATACCGATTTCATAGGCAATGAATCCCATTAACACAAACATTGGAATAACGGTGAAATTGTAATTGGAAAAACTTTCAAAAATGTCCATGGCAAGCATTTCAAAGCCCGGTTCAAAACC
Above is a window of Desulfotignum balticum DSM 7044 DNA encoding:
- a CDS encoding TRAP transporter large permease — encoded protein: MDPVIVGFIGIVLLIVLFAIEVPVAFAMSFVGFLGFGWLIGFEPGFEMLAMDIFESFSNYNFTVIPMFVLMGFIAYEIGMSKRLFDASFAIFGRLKGGLAIASIMACAGFAAICGSTNATAAAMGAVALPHMKRYNYADSFATGSIAAAGSLGILIPPSALLIVFGIMTEESIGKLFIAGVLPGLMLAALFIITAQILCALNPDLGPAGEATTFKEKVVALSAVGEVLLLFVLVLGGLFTGWFSPAQAGGAGATGIIVIGIVRRSLTWKKFIKAGKDTLMISCMVMFIVAGATIFGHFIAVTRIPFLLVDWVGQLDYPPMVIMAFIILLHLIGGCFMDGFGLIVLTVPILLPLIHALGLDIYWFGIIIVLIVEMGTITPPVGVNVYVLKAVARDVPLETIFTGILPFLVALIVAVILLLIFPQIATFLPSFATY
- a CDS encoding IclR family transcriptional regulator, translated to MKKKVGKHGVQSFEIGMYILQVILNGPRGMKLKEIATAAGMPSSKVHRYIVSMVRSGLIEQDEDSSQYDLGPLAMNIGLVAVDRINRIKFGIKAISELCTETNETTALSTWSINGPVVVRWMRPSRAVAVSVMTGTALSMVTTASGCAFGAYLSPEKYDHLLKSELNSPNLPEKFRSRSAIEKLFERTREMGVAIVEGHHVASGVAAVGAPVFDAKNEIVLVITVVGLEGRLDTDLDGHIVMPLREKALELSKKLGFQGFEVSGPELDHN
- a CDS encoding DUF169 domain-containing protein, with amino-acid sequence MENKMNLSVFNQFNFEYSPVGVKFLLLKPKNISKLERKLSFCEMLKEAQDTKPFYAAKDNHECKAGPFLLGMVDSNPVFESGQIGPKLGVYDDPRANRRLYMQMHKMAKDSVNYTAFSSLDQLSFDPDLLIVTAKPHQAEILLRAYSYRSGAAWNAKGTSVLGCAYLYMYPYATGELNMMVTGLYHGMRARNTFPEGLLLITIPFNVLPEIIQNLETMTWDLPQYSWGKEAHVKKMEEIGREISLELKK